The following DNA comes from Candidatus Nitrosotalea okcheonensis.
AATGGGGTATGACAATGGAACCTAACATATTTCTTGATTTCATAAATTCAATAGTACTTCAAATCCCTGGCCTGAGCAAGGGACCGTTGGGTAGTGCTAACCCGATAATAAAAGGAATGATTCCATCTGCCTTTGGCATAATGAGCATATCTATAGGTCTCAACCTACTTAATGCAATAATAAAACGAAAAATGGTTGATCAAGAAAAACTGAAAAGATTGCTCAAGGAAACAAAGGCCTGGCAAAAGGAAAGAATGGCAGCATTCAAGGCAAAAGATCAAGCAAAAACAGATGAGCTCAACAAAAAATCTGCATACATGAACAAGATGAACATGGAAGTAATGCAGATGAACATGAGACCAATGATGTTTACATTTCTTCCACTAATTCTTGTATTTTACTTTGTACTTCCTCCACTATTCTCCTACACTGTTGCCATATCACCAATATCACTAAACTTCATACCTGGAGGATTTTTTGAATTAACTTGTACTGCAGCCAAAGTTGCAGAATCTCAACTTCCAGGACATCTAGATGTATGTCATCATGTAAACGAATTGTATTTCTGGGCGTGGTACTTCCTTTCCTCTGCTTCCTTTAGCGGTATCATAATGAGAGTTACAAAAACTACAATGGATACAAGCTAAATTGCTTCGCTCAGTAATAATTTCTGGTCCACCGGCCATTGGAAAGACTACAATAGCAAAAGGACTTGGAGATGAATTTGATTTGAAATATCTAAGCGGGGGTGATGTGTTAAAAGAAATGGCACACGATCAAGGCTTTGAGACTGACCGGGATGATTTCTGGGATACGGCAGAAGGGATGCATTTTTTGAATATAAGAAAAGGAAATCCTGAATTTGATAAGGAGGTAGATGAAAAACTGAAAAAAATATTTCTAACAGAGGATGTGATCATAACAAGCTATACATTGCCTTGGTTAGTCAAAGACGGCATTAAAATTTGGCTTGCCGGTTCACATGAAAATAGTGCAAAAAGAATGACAACACGGGATGACATATCTATACAAGATGCACTTGAAATAGTCAGAAAAAGATATGATGAAAACAAGACACTGTACCACAAGCTTTACGGTTTTAATTTTGGCGAGGATCTATCTGTGTTTAACACTATCATTAACACAGATAATCTCGGACCAGAACAAGTACTAACACAAGCAAAAAATGCGGTGAAAAATTACTATGACGCTCAAACAATTACAAAATCTTAGAGTGGTAGACCAAGACATCACAAATGATGCCTATGGTACATATTATGACAAAAGATCAATCGAACAACTTTTAGAATATGGTTTTATTTTGCTTGACAAGCCAAATGGCCCGACAAGCCATGAAACTGTGTCCTGGGTAAAAAAAATATTACATATTCCAAAGGCAGGTCATAGCGGTACCCTTGATCCTCAAGTTTCTGGACTTTTACCAATAGGGCTGGGAGAAGCTACTAAAGCTCTCATAGTTCTATTACTTGGACCAAAAGAATATCATGCTCTTGGAAGACTGCATACGCTTCCACCACAAGAAAAACTGAATGATGTACTTAAACAACTCACAGGTAAGATATTCCAAAAGCCTCCACAAAGGTCTGCGGTATCTAGGCAAACTAGGATTAGACATGTGTATGAAATCGAAATAATAGAACAAAAGGAACGACTCCTGCTTCTCCGAATTTTATGTGAAGCGGGAACATATGTCAGAAAAATTTTCTACGACATGGGAGAAATTCTTAGTGAAGGAGCAACTATGATTGAGCTCAGAAGGACTAGGGTAGGGCACTTTAATGAATATTCTAATCTGGTAAAAATGCATGACCTTGTTGATGCATATGCGCTGTGGAAAGAAAATGGCGACGATACTAAACTACGAAGAATAATGATGCCAATAGAAATTACTCTAAGTGAGATAAAATCTGTCGTAATACGAGACTCTGCAGTTGATGCCCTATGTCATGGAGCTCAGCTTGCGATACCTGGCATTCTTGAAATATCCCCTGGACTAAAGCGTGGAGATTTTGTTGCGATATATACACAAAAAGGCGAAATCGTGGCTCTTGCAGAAGCAACCTTGAGTGAGGATGAAATTGTTGAAAACACGAAAGGCTTTGCCTTTAAGATCAAGAGAATCATCATGGCTCCAAACACATATCCCAAAAGTTGGAGATCAAAGGCTGTAGTTAACAATTAAAAAGGAATCAAACCTGAATTTTTCAAGTTGATTCCAAAAGGCGCAGCCATATTTTTTATAGTAGGGTTAGTAGCTGCTGGATTGTTAGGATCCTATCTCTTGCAAGTTGCAAATCAAATTCCTACACTTGTCTATGAAAATGGACCGTCTCTTACTATTATTCCAGAAAAAATAAACTATCGTCCAGGTGAATTAATCCATATACGAATAATAAATTCTGGAACAGTACCACTCACATTTGAAGATTCATCATACGGCTTGAAAATTGTACAACTTGATGGTACTGTAATATATTCTCCAATATCTACTCATGTAGTCTCCAAGTTGGATCCAAAAGAAGAAAAAAACTTTGTGTGGAATCAGATAAAGAGTGATGGAAGCAAGATATACCAGGGAAGGTATAAAATAATTTCAAATGCATCTTTAGATAATGGAAATGTACTACAACGATCTGTTACCATAAATATACTGACATAGTTTGGTCTACCCATAAACTCTGTTAATAATTACTTTATGTGGAATGTGTCCTTTGACAATATGTTGGATCTCCACATCTGATTTATTTTCTTGCCTACTTTTATTATCTATCGTGTTGATGTTGAATTCTCTTTACTTGATATGAAACACAATATTGATTTTCCATTCTCAAGCCTGCAATTTTACATTGTTTTAATGCTCTAAAGGTGATGCGATACTAATCTGATCTTTGGTGCATGTAATAGTGCGTGACTGTATCAATGATCTGGGCGTACTAGCACTTTTCATAGGTTCTGCAATGGTGGTCATATTTCCAACAAAGAAGTTTGTAAAATGATTGTCTCTTACAGTAATATATGGTAGATTTTACAACGAAAATGAATTGGCGAAATGATGCCGGGGTCGCCTAGCCTGGTAGGGCGCGCGCCTGGAAATTAGTATACCATAAAGCGCGTACTCGCAAGGGTTCGAGAGTTCAAATCTCTCTCCCGGCGCCTTAATTTAGTTTAAAGTCCACCTTCTTCATTATATCGTACCATGAGACAAGAGCGTAGAAAACCAAAACTTGCATCAATCTATGATTATGATGATAGGATAGA
Coding sequences within:
- a CDS encoding RNA-guided pseudouridylation complex pseudouridine synthase subunit Cbf5, which translates into the protein MTLKQLQNLRVVDQDITNDAYGTYYDKRSIEQLLEYGFILLDKPNGPTSHETVSWVKKILHIPKAGHSGTLDPQVSGLLPIGLGEATKALIVLLLGPKEYHALGRLHTLPPQEKLNDVLKQLTGKIFQKPPQRSAVSRQTRIRHVYEIEIIEQKERLLLLRILCEAGTYVRKIFYDMGEILSEGATMIELRRTRVGHFNEYSNLVKMHDLVDAYALWKENGDDTKLRRIMMPIEITLSEIKSVVIRDSAVDALCHGAQLAIPGILEISPGLKRGDFVAIYTQKGEIVALAEATLSEDEIVENTKGFAFKIKRIIMAPNTYPKSWRSKAVVNN
- a CDS encoding DUF106 domain-containing protein gives rise to the protein MQWGMTMEPNIFLDFINSIVLQIPGLSKGPLGSANPIIKGMIPSAFGIMSISIGLNLLNAIIKRKMVDQEKLKRLLKETKAWQKERMAAFKAKDQAKTDELNKKSAYMNKMNMEVMQMNMRPMMFTFLPLILVFYFVLPPLFSYTVAISPISLNFIPGGFFELTCTAAKVAESQLPGHLDVCHHVNELYFWAWYFLSSASFSGIIMRVTKTTMDTS
- a CDS encoding cytidylate kinase family protein; translated protein: MLRSVIISGPPAIGKTTIAKGLGDEFDLKYLSGGDVLKEMAHDQGFETDRDDFWDTAEGMHFLNIRKGNPEFDKEVDEKLKKIFLTEDVIITSYTLPWLVKDGIKIWLAGSHENSAKRMTTRDDISIQDALEIVRKRYDENKTLYHKLYGFNFGEDLSVFNTIINTDNLGPEQVLTQAKNAVKNYYDAQTITKS